In Dermacentor andersoni chromosome 4, qqDerAnde1_hic_scaffold, whole genome shotgun sequence, the following proteins share a genomic window:
- the LOC126530566 gene encoding uncharacterized protein isoform X4, giving the protein MFTQAFGMQHACDISTGVFSVAAGSRVGVMGEGGKHCPAAMMTGPLFYGVCVIEASGADRKGALGPPQDAVKYENGREIRGQSVVVEWARGPSFRPSAGKQTRQTPDRPRDRMGYQSFDECYRCRRTGHWARDCPELDHERARYYGGGGGGGGRRSRSRSRSRSRSRSGHRSYRARGRRSRSRSSSRRRSWTRTPSPRDSRMRAK; this is encoded by the exons ATGTTCACCCAAGCATTTGGCATGCAACATGCGTGTGACATTTCCACGGGGGTCTTTTCGGTGGCAGCCGGGAGCAGAGTGGGCGtgatgggggaggggggcaagCACTGCCCAGCAGCGATGATGACTGGGCCCCTCTTCTACGGTGTGTGTGTGATAGAGGCGAGTGGCGCTGACCGAAAGGGCGCGCTGGGCCCACCGCAGGACGCAGTCAAGTACGAGAACGGCCGGGAGATCCGGGGCCAGAGCGTGGTGGTGGAGTGGGCCCGTGGGCCCTCCTTCCGGCCATCAGCTGGCAAG CAAACTAGGCAGACACCAGACAGACCTCGG GACCGTATGGGCTATCAGAGCTTTGATGAGTGCTACCGCTGCCGTCGGACTGGCCACTGGGCCCGTGACTGCCCAGAGCTGGACCACGAGAGAGCCCGCTACTacggaggaggaggtggaggaggaggacg CAGGAGCCGCAGCCGTAGTCGCAGCCGCAGCAGGAGTCGGAGTGGGCACAGGTCATATCGCGCCCGCGGTCGCCGCTCTCGATCAAG GTCGTCGAGCCGCCGCCGCAGCTGGACTCGCACACCTTCGCCACGTGACAGCCGG